From the genome of Segatella hominis, one region includes:
- the nadA gene encoding quinolinate synthase NadA, with translation MVKKEWIEKGYVDEPVDETLDLKAEIRQLCKEKDAIILAHYYTVGDIQDIADFVGDSLALARKAAETDAKVMVMCGVHFMAETCKLLSPDKTVLCPDLNAGCSLADSCKAEDLKKYKEEHPGYKVVSYVNTTAAVKALTDCVVTSGNAKKVIDSFPQDEKIIFGPDYNLGNYINSVTGRNMLLWNGGCHVHEKFSVEAIVKLKKEHPEAVVMAHLECKAPVLAVADVKGSTATMLNYAKEHPEIKEYIIATEAGILHELERNCPQVTFYPVPPEVSEGGVGCSCNECEYMKMNTLQKIYNALKYGWPTVEVEENIAKEAVKPIEKMLSLS, from the coding sequence ATGGTGAAAAAAGAATGGATTGAAAAAGGATACGTTGACGAACCTGTTGACGAGACCTTGGATTTGAAAGCTGAAATCAGACAGCTTTGCAAAGAGAAGGATGCTATTATTCTGGCTCACTACTATACGGTGGGGGATATCCAGGATATCGCAGACTTTGTGGGCGACAGTTTGGCCTTGGCTCGCAAGGCTGCTGAAACGGATGCCAAGGTAATGGTGATGTGTGGTGTACACTTCATGGCTGAGACTTGCAAACTCCTGAGTCCTGACAAGACGGTTTTGTGTCCTGATCTGAATGCGGGTTGTTCACTTGCCGACAGCTGCAAGGCTGAGGATTTGAAAAAGTATAAGGAAGAGCATCCTGGATACAAGGTGGTAAGTTATGTGAATACGACTGCTGCCGTGAAAGCTCTGACCGATTGTGTGGTTACCAGCGGGAATGCCAAGAAGGTGATTGACAGCTTCCCACAGGACGAAAAAATCATCTTTGGACCAGATTATAACCTCGGCAACTATATCAACAGCGTGACGGGCAGAAATATGCTCCTCTGGAATGGTGGATGCCATGTGCATGAGAAATTCTCTGTTGAGGCCATCGTAAAGCTCAAGAAAGAGCATCCTGAGGCTGTGGTGATGGCTCACCTGGAGTGTAAGGCTCCGGTATTGGCTGTGGCTGATGTGAAGGGTTCTACGGCTACTATGCTCAATTATGCCAAGGAGCATCCTGAAATCAAGGAATATATCATCGCTACAGAGGCTGGTATTCTGCACGAACTGGAGCGCAACTGTCCGCAGGTAACATTCTATCCTGTTCCTCCTGAGGTAAGTGAAGGTGGAGTAGGGTGTAGCTGCAATGAGTGTGAATATATGAAGATGAATACACTCCAGAAGATTTATAACGCCTTGAAATATGGTTGGCCTACTGTAGAAGTGGAAGAAAATATTGCAAAAGAGGCTGTAAAGCCGATTGAGAAAATGCTTTCTTTATCATAA
- a CDS encoding glycosyltransferase family 9 protein: protein MKTEHILVIRFSAMGDVAMTVPVVYSLAKQYPHVRITVLSRPFARPFFTDLAPNIGFMEADIKGEYKGIKGLNALYRRLVAKQFTAIADLHSVLRSDYLRMRFNLDNFKVAHIDKHRKGKRKLIAANNKQFVQQPTSFQNYADVFARLGYPVDLDFTSIYGEGKGDLTSLPKQIFTDQEGIIHKPGENAAPWIGIAPFAAHKGKIYPTEKMETVIQQLIHSYPQARLYLFGGGKDETPIMNEWAGKYPQVINASAQLSGLSQELNLMSHLDVMLSMDSGNMHLASLVHTPVVSVWGATHPYAGFMGWNQNILHTVQIDLPCRPCSIYGNKPCMRGDYACLNNIEPEMIVERIKKLLK, encoded by the coding sequence ATGAAAACTGAGCATATCCTTGTCATCAGATTCTCAGCCATGGGAGATGTTGCCATGACTGTACCAGTAGTATATTCTTTGGCCAAACAATATCCTCACGTAAGAATCACCGTACTCAGTCGCCCCTTTGCCAGACCATTCTTCACAGATCTTGCACCAAACATAGGATTTATGGAGGCTGACATCAAAGGGGAATATAAAGGTATCAAAGGCTTGAATGCTCTCTACCGACGCCTCGTCGCTAAACAGTTTACGGCTATTGCCGACCTGCATAGTGTTCTCCGTTCGGATTACTTACGCATGAGATTCAATCTGGATAACTTTAAAGTTGCCCATATCGACAAGCATCGCAAGGGAAAGAGAAAACTCATAGCTGCCAACAACAAACAGTTTGTGCAGCAACCTACTTCTTTCCAAAACTATGCTGATGTCTTTGCACGCTTAGGTTATCCTGTAGATCTGGACTTCACTTCCATCTATGGAGAAGGAAAAGGGGATTTGACTTCTCTTCCTAAACAGATATTCACAGACCAGGAAGGAATTATCCACAAACCTGGGGAAAATGCGGCACCATGGATCGGTATCGCTCCTTTTGCTGCGCACAAGGGAAAGATTTATCCTACGGAAAAGATGGAAACAGTTATCCAGCAACTTATCCACAGTTATCCACAAGCCCGTTTATATCTTTTCGGAGGCGGAAAAGACGAAACTCCTATCATGAATGAGTGGGCTGGGAAATACCCACAAGTTATCAATGCTTCTGCACAACTCAGCGGTTTATCACAGGAACTCAACCTGATGAGCCACCTGGATGTCATGCTCAGCATGGATAGTGGAAATATGCACTTGGCTTCCTTGGTTCACACACCTGTAGTCAGCGTTTGGGGTGCTACACATCCTTATGCAGGCTTTATGGGATGGAATCAGAATATCCTCCATACCGTGCAAATCGACCTGCCTTGCCGTCCTTGCAGCATCTATGGCAACAAGCCTTGCATGAGAGGTGACTATGCCTGCTTGAACAATATTGAGCCAGAGATGATTGTAGAACGCATCAAAAAGTTGCTAAAGTAA
- a CDS encoding DUF4254 domain-containing protein, producing the protein MAFTEKANKIFNQAINDYHVKDNIDTPINNPFEEGSIENRLYLKCWIDTVQWHFEDIIRDPQIEPAEALLLKRRIDKSNQDRTDLVEQIDSYFREIYKDVKVQDDARINTESPAWAVDRLSILALKIYHMKEQVERPEASAEHKAKCQAKLDVLLEQQVDLSTAIDQLLEDIEAGRKYMKVYRQMKMYNDPSTNPVLYNQK; encoded by the coding sequence ATGGCATTTACAGAAAAAGCAAATAAGATTTTCAATCAGGCTATTAACGATTATCACGTGAAAGATAACATTGATACTCCTATCAATAACCCTTTTGAAGAGGGTAGTATTGAGAACCGACTTTACTTGAAATGTTGGATAGATACCGTTCAGTGGCATTTCGAAGATATCATCCGCGATCCACAGATTGAACCTGCTGAAGCGCTGCTCTTGAAGCGCCGCATCGACAAGAGTAACCAGGATCGTACTGATCTCGTGGAACAAATCGACTCTTATTTCCGTGAAATCTATAAAGACGTGAAGGTACAGGATGATGCTCGCATCAATACGGAAAGTCCTGCATGGGCTGTTGACCGACTGAGTATCCTTGCCCTCAAAATCTATCACATGAAGGAGCAGGTGGAGCGCCCTGAGGCTTCTGCCGAGCATAAGGCTAAGTGCCAGGCTAAACTTGATGTACTCCTGGAGCAGCAGGTGGATTTGAGCACAGCTATCGACCAGCTTCTGGAAGATATCGAGGCTGGACGTAAGTACATGAAGGTGTATCGACAGATGAAGATGTACAACGACCCTTCTACAAACCCTGTACTTTACAACCAGAAATAG
- a CDS encoding acyl carrier protein, producing the protein MSEIESKVKAIIVDKLGVDEAEVKPEASFTNDLGADSLDTVELIMEFEKEFSISIPDDKAEKIATVGDAISYIEENAK; encoded by the coding sequence ATGTCAGAAATTGAAAGCAAAGTAAAGGCAATTATCGTTGATAAACTCGGTGTTGATGAGGCAGAAGTTAAGCCAGAGGCAAGCTTCACAAACGATCTCGGTGCAGATTCTTTGGATACAGTAGAGTTGATTATGGAGTTCGAGAAGGAGTTCTCTATCTCTATCCCAGACGATAAGGCTGAGAAGATTGCTACTGTAGGTGACGCTATCTCTTACATCGAGGAGAACGCTAAGTAA
- the fabF gene encoding beta-ketoacyl-ACP synthase II, producing the protein MELKRVVVTGLGAVTPVGNTPEETWESLLAGKSGAAPITHFDTTLFKTKFACEVKNLNINDWIDRKEARKLDRYTQLAMIAAMQGVKDANIDLEKEDLNNVGVVFGVGIGGIKTFEDEVKYFGTHEENGPKFNPFFIPKMIADIASGQISIHFGFHGPNYTTTSACASSSNALADAFNLIRLGKANIIVSGGAEAAICACGVGGFNAMHALSTRNDDPEHASRPFSASRDGFIMGEGAGCLILEELEHAKARGAKIYAEMVGEGESADAYHITASHPEGLGAKLVMERALADANLKPEDIDYINVHGTSTHVGDISEAKAIKAVFGDAAYKLNISSTKSMTGHLLGAAGAVEAMACVLSVKNDIVPPTINHEEGDNDPELDYNLNFTFNKAQKREVRAALSNTFGFGGHNCCVVFKKYAE; encoded by the coding sequence ATGGAATTAAAGAGAGTTGTTGTAACAGGTCTCGGTGCTGTGACTCCAGTTGGTAATACTCCTGAGGAGACTTGGGAGAGCCTTTTAGCTGGTAAGAGCGGTGCTGCACCTATTACTCATTTCGATACAACCCTTTTCAAGACCAAGTTTGCTTGCGAGGTTAAAAACCTGAACATCAATGATTGGATTGACCGTAAGGAGGCTCGCAAGCTTGACCGTTATACCCAGTTGGCTATGATTGCAGCTATGCAGGGTGTAAAGGATGCTAATATCGATCTTGAGAAGGAAGACTTAAACAATGTTGGTGTTGTATTTGGTGTAGGTATCGGTGGTATCAAGACATTCGAGGATGAGGTGAAGTACTTTGGTACTCACGAGGAGAACGGTCCTAAGTTCAATCCATTCTTCATCCCTAAGATGATTGCAGATATCGCTTCTGGTCAGATTTCAATCCACTTCGGATTCCACGGACCAAACTACACTACTACATCTGCATGTGCATCTTCAAGCAATGCTTTGGCTGATGCTTTCAACCTGATTCGTTTGGGCAAGGCAAACATCATCGTGAGCGGTGGTGCCGAGGCAGCTATCTGTGCATGTGGTGTAGGCGGTTTCAATGCTATGCACGCATTGTCAACACGTAATGATGACCCTGAGCATGCTTCACGTCCATTCAGCGCAAGCCGTGATGGATTTATCATGGGCGAGGGTGCTGGTTGCTTGATTCTCGAGGAACTGGAGCACGCTAAGGCTCGTGGTGCGAAGATTTATGCAGAGATGGTGGGTGAGGGCGAGAGTGCTGATGCTTATCACATCACAGCTTCTCATCCAGAAGGTCTTGGTGCTAAGCTCGTTATGGAGCGTGCACTTGCTGATGCCAATCTGAAGCCAGAGGATATTGATTACATCAATGTTCACGGTACATCTACTCACGTAGGTGATATCTCAGAGGCTAAGGCTATCAAGGCTGTCTTCGGTGATGCTGCTTACAAGCTCAACATCAGTTCTACCAAGTCAATGACAGGTCACCTCCTCGGTGCTGCTGGTGCAGTAGAGGCTATGGCTTGTGTTCTTAGTGTGAAGAACGATATCGTTCCTCCTACTATCAACCACGAAGAGGGTGATAATGATCCTGAGCTCGACTACAACTTGAATTTCACCTTCAACAAAGCTCAGAAGCGTGAGGTTCGTGCTGCATTGAGCAATACATTCGGATTCGGTGGTCACAACTGTTGTGTAGTATTCAAGAAGTATGCTGAATAA
- the rnc gene encoding ribonuclease III, with the protein MLNNLIDRIKLSFRKDKELYFSLYQILGFYPHNISYYKMALMHKSIMHRNAKGKPVNNERLEFLGDAVLDAVVGDIVYQHFPGKREGFLTNTRSKLVQRDTLNKLAQEMGVNQLVLSNGHSSSHNSYMGGNAFEALVGAIYLDRGYDACMKFMKQRILAKIINIDKVAYKEVNFKSKLIEWSQKNRVNIEFVLCDQKKDGNGNPMFTFLVTIEGIEGDKGTGYSKKESQQAACKLTLERLRKEPQFIDAVFSAKANRTKMEEEPVENVPDTEVKDDFIISQNTETKEPEKHENVFKEEVFEDRVVKKVNTVETTDSQEEDEFDLSDISAQPKIQSREDIIAAAEAAAFAEE; encoded by the coding sequence ATGCTGAATAATTTAATAGATAGAATAAAGCTCTCTTTCCGCAAGGACAAAGAGCTTTATTTTTCTTTGTACCAGATTCTTGGTTTCTATCCTCACAATATCAGTTATTATAAGATGGCGCTGATGCATAAGAGCATTATGCACCGTAATGCCAAGGGAAAGCCTGTCAACAATGAGCGATTGGAATTCTTGGGAGATGCCGTGCTGGATGCTGTTGTGGGCGATATCGTATATCAACATTTCCCTGGAAAACGTGAGGGATTTCTTACCAATACAAGAAGTAAATTGGTGCAGCGTGATACGCTCAATAAATTAGCCCAGGAGATGGGAGTCAACCAACTTGTTTTATCTAACGGACACAGTTCTTCTCATAACAGCTATATGGGAGGAAATGCTTTCGAAGCTTTGGTGGGTGCCATCTATTTGGACCGTGGTTATGATGCCTGCATGAAATTCATGAAGCAGCGCATTCTGGCAAAAATTATCAACATCGATAAGGTGGCTTATAAGGAGGTCAACTTCAAGAGCAAGCTTATCGAATGGAGCCAGAAGAACCGCGTGAACATTGAGTTTGTATTATGCGACCAAAAGAAGGATGGTAATGGAAATCCGATGTTTACTTTCCTGGTGACGATAGAAGGCATAGAGGGTGACAAGGGCACTGGATATTCCAAGAAGGAAAGCCAGCAGGCTGCTTGTAAGCTTACCCTGGAGCGATTGCGCAAGGAACCGCAGTTTATAGATGCTGTATTCTCTGCCAAGGCCAACAGAACCAAGATGGAAGAGGAACCTGTGGAGAATGTTCCTGATACTGAGGTGAAGGACGACTTCATTATCTCTCAGAATACGGAAACTAAAGAACCGGAGAAGCATGAGAATGTCTTCAAGGAAGAGGTTTTCGAGGATAGGGTTGTCAAGAAGGTAAATACTGTCGAGACAACCGATTCACAGGAAGAAGATGAATTTGATTTGAGCGATATTTCCGCACAGCCTAAGATACAGAGCCGTGAGGACATCATCGCTGCAGCCGAAGCCGCTGCATTTGCAG